The following coding sequences are from one Macadamia integrifolia cultivar HAES 741 unplaced genomic scaffold, SCU_Mint_v3 scaffold2542, whole genome shotgun sequence window:
- the LOC122066710 gene encoding DENN domain and WD repeat-containing protein SCD1-like → MAQIFEYFVVCGIGPEIRSLDGNRGFHGTGVMYLPSLLDQFPPSNHSLYPPPPPQLPTDCVDCGNQVCINGACVETLTTLGLAMKAEKRELLS, encoded by the exons atggcccagatcttcgAGTACTTCGTTGTTTGCGGGATAGGTCCAGAGATCCGATCCCTCGATGGGAACAGAGGATTCCATGGGACTGGTGTCATGTACTTGCCTTCTCTCCTCGATCAATTCCCTCCCTCTAATCACTCCCTTTACCCTCCTCCGCCGCCTCAGCTTCCCACA GAttgtgtagattgtggaaacCAAGTGTGCATCAACGGTGCTTGTGTGGAGACCTTGACAACACTAGGTTTGGCCATGAAAGCAGAGAAAAGAGAACTATTGTCATGA
- the LOC122066711 gene encoding DENN domain and WD repeat-containing protein SCD1-like produces MAQIFEYFVVCGIGPEIRTLDGNRGFHGTGVMYLPSLLDQFPPSNHSLYPPPPPQLPTDCVDCGNQVCINGACVETLTTLGMAMKAEKRELLS; encoded by the exons atggcccagatcttcgAGTACTTCGTTGTTTGCGGGATAGGTCCAGAGATCCGAACCCTCGATGGGAACAGAGGATTCCATGGGACTGGTGTCATGTACTTGCCTTCTCTCCTCGATCAATTCCCTCCCTCTAATCACTCCCTTTACCCTCCTCCGCCGCCTCAGCTTCCCACA GAttgtgtagattgtggaaacCAAGTGTGCATCAACGGTGCTTGTGTGGAGACCTTGACAACACTAGGTATGGCCATGAAAGCAGAGAAAAGAGAACTATTGTCATGA